The Pseudodesulfovibrio sp. zrk46 genome contains a region encoding:
- a CDS encoding ABC transporter substrate-binding protein → MVLVACGPADEGSGSRSGTPGVTNDSIVLGSSLALTGHAGYLGTQTLQGAEAYLRYINDHGGVHGRKIRIKAVDDSYDPPRCLANTQKFIIDNDVLALFSYVGTPTTVKVLPLLEEAHVPLIGMFTGANRLREPPNRYVVNIRASYYQETHTAVTNMITELGIRKIAVFYQYDAYGFDGLIGTELALKEYGLEPVARGSYIRGTLDITEAVEKISKSGAEAVVMIGTYGACARFINLARDEDYNPIFYNVSFVGAEELARRVGGGNATVLMSQVVPPPVDDGTDSAASQYVQLMNKYFPGESPSFVGLEGFLNARILVEGLKKAGRKLTRERLVDAIESIRNYKLGPGMFITYGKHDRQGLDQVYFTRLQKGRFVPFTDWKTLEKMRGSH, encoded by the coding sequence ATGGTGCTGGTGGCCTGTGGCCCGGCAGACGAGGGCAGTGGTTCTCGTTCGGGCACTCCCGGTGTCACCAACGATTCCATTGTGCTTGGCTCTTCGCTGGCCCTGACCGGCCACGCCGGGTACCTCGGCACCCAGACCCTTCAAGGGGCTGAGGCCTACCTTCGTTATATTAATGACCATGGCGGTGTGCATGGCCGAAAGATCAGGATCAAGGCCGTGGATGATTCTTATGATCCGCCGCGTTGCCTCGCCAATACGCAAAAATTCATCATAGATAACGACGTGCTGGCTCTGTTCAGCTACGTGGGAACCCCCACCACGGTGAAGGTGCTCCCCCTGCTGGAAGAGGCACATGTCCCCCTTATCGGCATGTTCACCGGGGCCAATCGGCTGCGAGAACCTCCCAACCGGTACGTGGTCAACATCCGCGCCTCCTATTATCAGGAAACCCACACGGCTGTGACCAACATGATCACCGAACTCGGTATCCGCAAGATCGCGGTCTTCTACCAGTACGACGCCTACGGCTTTGACGGTCTCATCGGTACCGAGCTGGCGCTCAAGGAGTATGGCCTCGAGCCAGTGGCGCGTGGGTCTTACATTCGCGGCACGTTGGATATCACCGAAGCGGTTGAAAAAATAAGCAAATCCGGTGCGGAAGCCGTGGTCATGATTGGCACGTACGGCGCGTGTGCCCGTTTTATCAACCTTGCCCGTGATGAAGACTACAACCCGATTTTTTACAACGTCTCCTTTGTCGGAGCAGAAGAGTTGGCCCGACGCGTTGGTGGTGGCAACGCCACGGTGCTCATGTCGCAGGTGGTTCCGCCGCCTGTGGATGACGGCACCGACAGCGCCGCCTCGCAATACGTGCAGTTGATGAATAAATATTTCCCGGGCGAAAGCCCCAGCTTTGTCGGCTTGGAAGGCTTCCTGAATGCACGCATCCTCGTGGAAGGACTGAAGAAGGCCGGACGCAAGTTGACGCGAGAGCGACTGGTGGACGCCATTGAGTCAATCCGCAACTACAAGCTCGGCCCGGGCATGTTCATCACCTATGGCAAGCATGATCGTCAGGGCTTGGATCAGGTCTACTTTACCCGGTTGCAGAAGGGGCGGTTTGTGCCCTTCACCGATTGGAAGACCCTTGAGAAGATGCGGGGGAGCCACTAA
- a CDS encoding ATP-binding protein, with product MSLREEFIHWYTYSGLREKLLLSMLAAVLFISVAVALISRYILVSSLTHELEMRGKAIAHSVAERGGSYILDNDIPKLLTLIFDEAKLHQRRYLVSYIFIENSEGELLAHTLTRKLPEVLLSDEITDSDGDAVQLITVNGQDIYDISAPINEGLYRIGTVHVGLDKIHIDSLVGKLRVAFLGFISLVVLITIFFSSWLTRYITKPIVDLTRLSDEISRGNFDIPLKLADENWDTANCPAFTNTDLPCWHFDETAGKDPAEVHRKCASCAFYRKHEGDEVVQLSDSFRNMVWSIKLYRRRLRESEEKYRSLFDSGPDPIFVVDCETSQISDANPRTVELYGYSKDELIGMDFISLGPDHNSDCMRYFNEGGGGCVYFPKLLHYRNGYEPFFVNMHACPISYRGRHSIIIAVTDITELMEKDAQLIQAGKMKSLGEMSAGVAHEINQPLNAIKMGSEYLGMMREGGMEVPKEQFLEVVSEISTQVDRAAEIINTLRSFGRKSDLIEEQVDLNQPVRAVLSILRRQFELDNIRFELKLADDLPTVTAHSNRIQQVIFNLVANARDAIDDCSCPTDSNADRRIIIRSGSDEGLAFVEVEDTGCGIDKEDQHKVFEPFYTTKEAGHGMGLGLAITYGIVKDYGGDIRINSEKEKGTVFRMQFPASGARGGSTI from the coding sequence ATGAGCCTTCGCGAAGAATTCATACATTGGTACACCTACTCGGGATTGCGAGAGAAACTGCTCCTCTCCATGCTGGCGGCCGTTCTGTTTATCAGTGTGGCTGTGGCATTGATTTCCCGTTATATTCTGGTGAGTTCGCTGACGCACGAACTGGAAATGCGCGGTAAGGCCATTGCTCATTCCGTGGCCGAGCGCGGCGGTTCGTACATTTTGGATAACGACATCCCCAAGCTGCTGACTCTCATTTTTGATGAGGCCAAGCTGCATCAGCGGCGCTATCTGGTGTCCTACATATTTATCGAAAACTCCGAAGGGGAGTTGCTGGCCCATACGCTGACCCGAAAGCTCCCCGAAGTGCTTCTTTCGGACGAGATCACCGATAGCGATGGCGATGCCGTGCAGCTGATAACGGTAAATGGTCAGGATATTTACGACATCTCTGCGCCCATTAACGAGGGACTGTACCGGATTGGTACAGTGCATGTGGGGTTGGACAAGATTCACATCGACTCCCTTGTGGGCAAGCTCCGCGTGGCATTCCTCGGCTTCATCTCGCTGGTGGTGCTCATCACGATTTTCTTCTCGTCATGGCTGACGCGGTACATCACCAAGCCCATTGTGGACCTGACGCGCCTCTCCGATGAGATCAGCCGCGGCAACTTTGATATCCCCCTCAAGTTGGCTGACGAGAATTGGGATACGGCCAATTGTCCCGCCTTTACCAACACGGATCTGCCATGCTGGCACTTTGACGAGACCGCAGGCAAGGACCCGGCAGAGGTGCACCGCAAGTGCGCCAGCTGTGCCTTTTACCGCAAGCATGAAGGGGACGAAGTGGTCCAGCTGAGTGACTCGTTCCGCAACATGGTCTGGTCCATCAAGCTGTATCGCCGCCGCCTGCGCGAATCCGAAGAAAAGTACCGCTCCCTGTTCGATTCCGGGCCGGATCCGATCTTTGTTGTGGATTGCGAGACGTCCCAGATCAGCGACGCCAATCCGCGTACCGTGGAGTTGTACGGCTATTCCAAGGATGAGCTTATCGGCATGGATTTCATCTCCTTGGGGCCGGATCACAACAGCGACTGTATGCGCTACTTCAATGAGGGCGGCGGGGGCTGCGTCTATTTCCCCAAACTGCTTCATTACCGCAACGGATATGAGCCGTTCTTTGTGAACATGCACGCCTGTCCCATCTCCTACCGGGGACGTCACTCCATCATCATCGCTGTGACCGACATTACCGAGCTCATGGAGAAGGATGCCCAGCTTATTCAGGCTGGTAAGATGAAGTCGCTCGGTGAGATGTCGGCCGGTGTTGCCCACGAGATCAACCAGCCCCTTAACGCCATCAAGATGGGTAGCGAATACCTGGGCATGATGCGTGAGGGTGGAATGGAAGTGCCCAAGGAGCAATTCCTTGAGGTGGTCAGCGAAATCTCCACGCAGGTGGACCGCGCCGCCGAGATTATCAACACGCTCCGTTCGTTTGGTCGCAAGTCCGACCTCATCGAAGAGCAGGTGGATCTGAATCAGCCGGTTCGTGCGGTGCTCTCCATTTTGCGTCGCCAGTTCGAGCTGGATAACATCCGTTTCGAGTTGAAACTGGCCGATGATTTGCCCACAGTCACAGCGCACTCCAACAGAATACAACAAGTCATTTTTAACTTGGTGGCCAACGCTCGCGATGCTATCGACGACTGCTCGTGTCCGACCGACTCCAATGCCGACCGCCGCATCATCATCCGCAGCGGTTCTGATGAAGGTCTGGCCTTTGTCGAGGTGGAGGATACTGGTTGCGGTATCGACAAGGAAGACCAGCATAAGGTCTTTGAGCCGTTCTACACCACCAAGGAAGCAGGTCACGGGATGGGACTGGGACTTGCCATCACGTACGGTATCGTAAAAGATTACGGCGGAGACATCCGCATCAACAGCGAAAAAGAAAAAGGGACCGTGTTCCGGATGCAATTCCCTGCATCGGGCGCGCGAGGAGGTTCCACCATATGA
- the recQ gene encoding DNA helicase RecQ, giving the protein MSSPREILQSVFGFDNFIGLQESIIDNAVQGGDSLVLMPTGGGKSLCYQIPSILRPGVGICISPLIALMQDQVQGLTQMGVRAACLNSSLDQHEAWDVQQRLETGQLDILYIAPERLFKPGFLDFLARCHPCLFAIDEAHCVSQWGHDFRPEYMQLSVLKERFPQVPRLALTATADKPTQRDIVNNLHLEQAQVFATGFDRPNITYTVLPKNNGQKMLLRFIQDNHPGDAGIVYRISRKKVEQTAEFLQKQGITALPYHAGLSASERFHNQDRFMREEGVVMVATVAFGMGVDKPNVRFVCHLEPPKSLEAYHQETGRGGRDGLPASAWMCFGMQDIAILRSMIDSGEANDQRKRVEAAKLGSMFAFLETATCRRQALLGYFGEHIEPCGNCDNCLTPVETWDGTVAAQKALSNIFRTEQRFGVNYLAQVIVGKETDRIRSFNHDQISTFGIGSELNQEQWKSVYRQLLANGLCSVDMERFNALTLNERSWPVLRGEQEVRLRQDPVLPRRSKKKTKAVRLAASDVLNNWEAEKLFDELRELRLSIAEEQEVPPYAIFPDKTLLELVQYRPKDLESFGCMSGVGAVKLDRFGSAFLTRLQQHEDEHGRPGNIPDIPEDRLAKLERKKKRNESLSDTARKSLELFRDLRDIEAVAKARDLKVASIWRHLSQAAQHREIDYREVLGMSDTEVRSIRDTLAHYKQRGIVALAPVFEALEGKYSYEVIRLIRACAR; this is encoded by the coding sequence ATGTCTTCGCCCCGTGAAATATTGCAGTCGGTCTTTGGTTTCGACAACTTTATCGGCTTGCAGGAATCGATCATCGACAACGCTGTTCAAGGCGGAGATTCTTTGGTGCTGATGCCTACGGGTGGCGGCAAATCCCTGTGCTATCAAATCCCTTCCATATTGCGCCCGGGCGTGGGTATCTGCATCTCTCCGCTGATCGCGCTGATGCAGGATCAGGTGCAGGGGCTGACCCAGATGGGCGTTCGCGCGGCCTGCCTGAACTCGTCACTGGATCAGCATGAGGCGTGGGACGTTCAGCAACGGCTGGAAACGGGGCAGCTGGATATCCTGTATATCGCCCCGGAGCGGCTATTCAAACCGGGCTTTCTCGATTTTCTGGCGCGATGCCACCCGTGTTTGTTCGCCATTGACGAGGCGCATTGCGTATCGCAATGGGGCCACGACTTCCGGCCGGAATACATGCAGCTATCCGTGCTCAAGGAGCGGTTCCCGCAGGTGCCGCGACTGGCCCTGACGGCCACGGCGGACAAGCCGACCCAGCGGGATATCGTCAACAACCTGCATCTGGAACAGGCGCAGGTGTTTGCCACCGGATTTGATCGGCCCAACATTACTTACACGGTGCTGCCCAAGAACAACGGCCAGAAGATGCTGCTTCGGTTCATTCAGGACAACCATCCGGGTGACGCAGGCATTGTCTACCGCATCAGCCGAAAGAAGGTCGAACAGACCGCCGAATTTCTTCAGAAGCAGGGCATCACCGCCTTGCCGTATCATGCAGGATTGTCCGCCTCTGAGCGGTTTCACAATCAGGACCGGTTCATGCGTGAAGAGGGCGTGGTCATGGTGGCCACCGTCGCTTTCGGCATGGGTGTGGATAAGCCCAACGTGCGCTTTGTCTGCCATCTGGAACCGCCCAAATCACTGGAAGCCTACCATCAGGAGACGGGACGTGGTGGACGTGACGGCCTGCCAGCCTCGGCGTGGATGTGCTTCGGCATGCAGGATATCGCTATTCTGCGCTCCATGATCGATTCGGGCGAGGCCAATGATCAGCGCAAGCGGGTCGAGGCGGCCAAGCTCGGCTCCATGTTTGCGTTTCTCGAGACAGCCACCTGTCGTCGACAGGCATTGCTCGGCTATTTTGGCGAGCATATTGAGCCGTGCGGTAACTGCGACAACTGTCTTACGCCGGTGGAGACCTGGGACGGTACCGTGGCTGCCCAGAAGGCGCTCTCCAATATTTTCCGAACCGAGCAGCGGTTCGGCGTCAACTATCTCGCGCAGGTGATAGTGGGCAAGGAGACCGACCGTATCCGCTCCTTCAATCACGATCAGATATCCACCTTTGGCATCGGCTCCGAGCTCAATCAGGAGCAGTGGAAGTCCGTGTACCGCCAGCTCCTCGCCAACGGCCTCTGCTCTGTGGACATGGAGCGCTTCAACGCCCTGACCCTCAACGAGCGGTCCTGGCCGGTATTGCGCGGCGAACAGGAAGTGCGATTGCGTCAGGACCCTGTGCTCCCCCGACGCTCCAAGAAGAAGACCAAGGCCGTGCGTCTTGCTGCTTCCGATGTGCTCAATAACTGGGAGGCCGAAAAGCTCTTCGATGAGTTGCGCGAACTGCGCCTTTCCATTGCCGAGGAGCAGGAAGTGCCGCCTTACGCCATCTTCCCGGACAAGACGCTGCTGGAGCTCGTGCAGTACCGCCCGAAGGATCTCGAATCCTTTGGCTGCATGTCCGGCGTCGGCGCGGTCAAACTCGACCGGTTCGGTTCCGCCTTCCTCACCCGGTTGCAGCAGCATGAGGATGAACACGGCAGGCCCGGCAATATCCCCGACATCCCCGAGGATCGTCTCGCCAAGCTGGAGCGCAAGAAAAAGCGCAACGAATCCCTCTCCGACACAGCCCGCAAGTCCCTCGAACTCTTCCGCGATCTCCGCGACATCGAAGCCGTGGCTAAGGCCCGCGATCTCAAAGTCGCCTCCATCTGGCGGCATCTCTCGCAGGCGGCGCAGCATCGAGAGATCGACTACCGGGAGGTGCTCGGCATGTCCGACACCGAAGTCCGGTCCATCCGCGATACTCTCGCCCATTACAAGCAGCGCGGCATCGTCGCCCTCGCGCCTGTCTTCGAGGCCCTCGAAGGAAAGTACTCCTACGAAGTCATCCGCCTGATCCGCGCCTGCGCCCGGTAA
- a CDS encoding response regulator, translated as MTDKEIILVIDDEQPTLKMFSLLLTAYGYEVITAENGQMGLDIFKEKRPSVVLTDIKMPIMDGIEVLKEIKKVDSHAEVIVITGHGDMDLAIQALNLDATDFINKPVQREALEQALSRAAERLAIAKTEGSQVTVEELPESAMIGVRGNVTANTMPHLTEAFETAKAMNKSAILIDFEENASINGAGITGLMNMLQFNRDAGVRVVLSGLSTNFRTVFEMVGITKLADWLEPEGKDH; from the coding sequence ATGACGGACAAGGAAATCATTCTGGTTATCGATGACGAGCAACCCACGCTCAAGATGTTCTCATTGCTGCTTACCGCCTACGGCTACGAGGTGATAACCGCTGAGAATGGTCAGATGGGACTCGATATCTTCAAGGAGAAACGGCCCTCTGTGGTGCTCACAGACATCAAGATGCCCATCATGGACGGCATTGAGGTGCTCAAGGAGATCAAGAAGGTGGATTCCCACGCCGAGGTCATTGTCATCACCGGACACGGCGATATGGACCTCGCCATTCAGGCTCTCAATCTCGACGCCACGGACTTCATCAACAAGCCTGTGCAGCGCGAGGCCCTTGAGCAGGCGTTGAGTCGTGCGGCCGAGCGTCTCGCCATTGCCAAGACCGAGGGCAGTCAGGTGACGGTTGAGGAGCTCCCCGAGTCCGCCATGATCGGCGTGCGCGGCAATGTGACCGCCAATACCATGCCGCACCTCACCGAAGCGTTTGAGACCGCCAAGGCTATGAACAAGTCCGCGATCCTCATCGATTTCGAGGAGAATGCCTCCATCAATGGCGCAGGCATCACTGGATTGATGAACATGCTTCAGTTTAATCGTGATGCTGGTGTTCGCGTTGTTCTTTCCGGACTTTCCACCAACTTCAGGACTGTTTTCGAGATGGTCGGGATTACGAAGCTGGCGGATTGGTTGGAGCCGGAGGGGAAGGATCATTAG
- a CDS encoding CBS and ACT domain-containing protein translates to MLVANWMTKDVITLTPDRSMMKASKLMKDKIVSCLPIVDEEGKIVGIVSDRDIKDASPSKATTLDMHELYYLLSEIKIQDIMTKKVVTIRSDETVEKAAVLMLEGHFGSLPVVDENNVVVGIITDTDVFKVLVEISGIYEGGTQVCLQISTEAGSLSPVLDMLKEHGARIMSIMTRNVSLTEGMKDVYIRIRDMEKPELNRLKAAMEDAFQVQFWAVDPVHRVI, encoded by the coding sequence ATGTTAGTTGCGAATTGGATGACCAAGGATGTCATCACCCTCACCCCGGATCGCTCCATGATGAAGGCTTCCAAGCTGATGAAGGACAAGATCGTCAGCTGCCTGCCCATCGTCGACGAAGAAGGAAAGATCGTCGGCATCGTTTCGGATCGTGACATCAAGGACGCCTCGCCGTCCAAGGCCACGACACTGGATATGCACGAGCTCTACTACCTGCTGTCCGAGATCAAGATTCAGGACATCATGACCAAGAAGGTCGTCACCATCCGCTCTGACGAAACCGTTGAAAAGGCGGCAGTTCTGATGCTGGAAGGCCACTTTGGCAGCCTGCCGGTCGTCGATGAGAACAACGTGGTTGTCGGCATCATCACCGACACCGACGTCTTCAAGGTGCTCGTCGAAATCTCCGGTATTTATGAGGGCGGCACCCAGGTCTGCCTGCAGATTTCCACCGAGGCAGGTTCTCTGTCCCCGGTTCTGGATATGCTCAAGGAACACGGTGCGCGTATCATGTCCATCATGACCCGCAACGTCTCTCTGACCGAAGGAATGAAGGACGTATACATCCGCATCCGTGACATGGAGAAGCCGGAACTCAATCGCCTCAAGGCGGCAATGGAAGATGCATTCCAGGTCCAGTTCTGGGCCGTGGATCCTGTCCATCGCGTCATCTAG